A stretch of the Uranotaenia lowii strain MFRU-FL chromosome 3, ASM2978415v1, whole genome shotgun sequence genome encodes the following:
- the LOC129754596 gene encoding F-box only protein 28, translated as MATCSSAVPQAMHFLDLPDLMIEQVFEYLSYDEIAKKRIVCKTIDRVCQSLLNRGFMKMIKRHNSNLKAIKSQLPRRESERRNHPLAKHSDILTCIETRISMLSMTYSKYIDKDLCCFIPGKVIDEVFNILRLIESTSKPLRAHEVLQELRDISSMAIEHFDENIAHKLKRIMGVHHHQGGSHLAFPTPGFIQNEVVLPCDVNGEKLIVPTLRPISPHKTTPQPLYCHSSTSACDASRVNNASIARISHRSNVLRVSVSKIVSAMQGYKKQLKKMKLQISRNSNEIKDLRRRLDESETKNRELIANINQLSFGGAAAPTSELSVVGAPESSVKASRGSNIKPSSATIILKRVLAETESLVNSTSGPSISGSRLLLPDQEDSGKSAKRSRPSED; from the exons ATGGCTACATGTTCGTCAGCAGTGCCCCAAGCGATGCATTTCTTGGATCTTCCGGATTTGATGATCGAACAGGTATTCGAGTATCTCAGCTACGATGAAATCGCCAAGAAGAGAATC GTTTGCAAAACAATCGATCGGGTTTGCCAGTCGCTTCTCAACAGAGGatttatgaaaatgataaaacggCACAATTCCAATCTGAAGGCTATTAAGTCGCAACTTCCGAGAAGAGAATCGGAACGAAGGAACCATCCGTTAGCCAAACATTCGGATATTCTCACATGCATCGAAACCAGAATTTCGATGCTTTCGATGACTTACTCAAAGTATATCGACAAGGATCTGTGTTGTTTCATCCCGGGAAAGGTCATCGATGAAGTATTCAATATACTTCGATTAATCGAGAGCACCTCCAAGCCATTGAGAGCTCATGAGGTACTGCAGGAGCTGCGTGACATTTCATCCATGGCGATTGAACACTTCGATGAAAACATTGCCCATAAATTGAAGCGGATTATGGGCGTTCATCATCATCAGGGAGGCAGCCATCTAGCTTTTCCGACGCCGGGCTTCATTCAGAATGAAGTTGTGCTGCCGTGCGATGTCAACGGAGAAAAGCTGATTGTCCCCACATTGAGACCGATTTCACCCCACAAAACTACCCCGCAGCCACTTTACTGCCATTCAAGTACCTCGGCTTGCGATGCCAGCCGTGTCAACAACGCCTCTATAGCCAGAATCAGTCACAGATCAAATGTACTGCGGGTCTCAGTCTCCAAAATAGTCAGTGCCATGCAGGGTtacaaaaaacagttgaaaaagatGAAACTGCAAATCTCCCGAAACAGCAACGAAATCAAGGATCTTCGTCGCCGTTTGGATGAGTCCGAAACAAAAAACCGCGAATTGATAGCCAATATCAATCAGCTGAGTTTTGGAGGCGCTGCTGCACCAACTTCAGAACTGTCCGTGGTTGGAGCTCCGGAATCATCGGTCAAAGCATCAAGAGGCTCTAACATAAAACCTAGCTCGGCAACCATTATCTTGAAACGCGTCCTAGCTGAAACGGAATCTCTGGTAAACTCCACATCGGGACCGAGCATCAGCGGATCTCGATTGCTACTTCCAGATCAGGAAGATTCCGGCAAAAGCGCAAAGCGTTCCAGACCGAGTGAGGATTAA
- the LOC129756404 gene encoding uncharacterized protein LOC129756404, with protein MIQLLDKVLNFINYWWFRYLMITELYMVESWERVTIHVFLFSLFMLQWYFNSKVVLPFTGNLLGILPVDQQLASFRT; from the exons ATGATTCAACTTCTCGATAAAGTACTCAACTTCATCAACTACTGGTGGTTCCGATACCTGATGATTACGGAACTCTACATGGTCGAAAGCTGGGAACGTGTTACGATTC ATGTATTTCTCTTTTCGCTATTCATGCTTCAGTGGTATTTCAACAGCAAAGTTGTGCTGCCCTTTACCGGAAATCTCCTGGGGATACTTCCGGTCGACCAGCAGTTGGCATCGTTCCGAACATAG